In Buchnera aphidicola (Brachycaudus tragopogonis), the following are encoded in one genomic region:
- the rpoD gene encoding RNA polymerase sigma factor RpoD has product MDQNPKSQLKLLVTHGKEQGYLTYAEVNDHLPEEIIDSEQIDDIIQMINDMGIPVVEEAPDADDLILNEINTDTDEDAVEAATQVLSSVESELGRTTDPVRMYMREMGTVELLTREGEIDIAKRIEEGINQVQCSVSEYPEAITYLLEQYDRIKTGQIRLSDIITGFVDPNAEEIFSPASIHIGAEILDDEHTSEEDEENNQEENEDDNSIDPELANEKFSELRIQYNNTNNIIKNKNREHKDALLEIYNLSEVFKQFRLVPKQFDHLVNNMRYMMERVRIQERIIMKLCVETCKMPKKKFIKIFSEKKINHNWFIKEQNANQPWSENLKKVKEAVFISMKKLLEIEKETGLTIAQVKDINKRMSIGEAKARRAKKEMVEANLRLVISIAKKYTNRGLQFLDLIQEGNIGLMKAVDKFEYRRGYKFSTYATWWIRQAITRSIADQARTIRIPVHMIETINKLNRISRQMLQEIGREPTPEELSEKMLIPEDKIRKVLKIAKEPISMETPIGDDDDSHLGDFIEDTTLELPLDSATSESLRSATHDVLSGLTAREAKVLRMRFGIDMNTDHTLEEVGKQFDVTRERIRQIEAKALRKLRHPSRSEVLRSFLDD; this is encoded by the coding sequence ATGGATCAAAACCCAAAATCGCAACTTAAGCTACTTGTTACACATGGTAAGGAGCAAGGGTATTTAACATACGCTGAAGTTAATGATCATTTACCAGAAGAAATTATTGATTCTGAACAAATCGATGATATCATTCAAATGATTAATGATATGGGCATTCCAGTCGTTGAAGAAGCACCTGATGCCGATGATCTAATCTTAAACGAAATAAATACAGATACAGATGAAGATGCAGTCGAGGCAGCAACACAAGTTTTATCTAGTGTAGAATCAGAGTTAGGACGAACTACCGATCCCGTTCGTATGTATATGAGAGAAATGGGAACAGTAGAATTATTAACAAGAGAAGGAGAAATTGATATAGCCAAACGTATTGAAGAAGGTATAAATCAAGTCCAATGTTCAGTCTCAGAATATCCAGAAGCAATTACTTACCTTTTAGAACAATATGACCGAATTAAAACTGGACAGATAAGATTATCTGATATAATCACTGGTTTCGTAGATCCTAACGCAGAAGAAATTTTTTCTCCGGCCTCTATTCATATAGGTGCAGAAATTTTAGATGACGAACATACTTCTGAAGAAGATGAAGAAAATAATCAAGAAGAAAATGAAGATGATAATAGTATCGATCCAGAATTAGCTAATGAAAAATTCTCTGAATTACGTATTCAGTATAATAATACAAACAATATAATTAAAAACAAAAATAGAGAACATAAAGATGCATTATTAGAAATTTATAATCTTTCAGAAGTTTTTAAACAATTTCGCTTAGTACCAAAACAATTCGATCATTTAGTTAATAATATGCGATATATGATGGAAAGAGTTCGAATACAAGAAAGAATTATTATGAAATTATGTGTTGAAACATGCAAAATGCCTAAAAAAAAATTTATTAAAATTTTTTCAGAAAAAAAAATCAATCACAACTGGTTTATAAAAGAACAAAATGCAAATCAACCATGGTCTGAAAATTTAAAAAAAGTAAAAGAAGCTGTTTTTATTAGTATGAAAAAATTACTTGAAATCGAAAAAGAAACTGGTTTAACAATTGCACAAGTCAAAGATATAAATAAAAGAATGTCTATTGGAGAAGCAAAAGCTAGACGCGCGAAAAAAGAAATGGTAGAAGCTAATTTACGTTTAGTTATTTCTATTGCAAAAAAATATACAAATAGAGGCTTGCAATTTTTAGATTTAATTCAAGAAGGAAATATTGGTCTAATGAAAGCTGTTGACAAATTTGAATATCGTCGTGGTTATAAATTTTCAACTTATGCAACTTGGTGGATTCGACAAGCTATTACTCGCTCTATTGCCGATCAAGCTCGTACTATCCGCATTCCAGTTCATATGATTGAAACAATTAACAAACTAAATCGTATCTCTAGACAAATGTTACAAGAAATAGGTCGAGAACCTACTCCAGAAGAACTCTCTGAAAAAATGCTTATTCCTGAAGACAAAATTAGAAAAGTGTTAAAAATTGCTAAAGAGCCAATATCAATGGAAACACCTATCGGAGATGATGATGATTCACATTTAGGCGATTTTATTGAAGATACAACTCTAGAACTTCCACTAGATTCAGCTACATCTGAAAGTCTGCGATCAGCAACTCATGACGTTTTATCAGGACTAACAGCACGTGAAGCAAAAGTACTTCGCATGCGTTTTGGCATCGACATGAATACTGATCATACTTTAGAAGAAGTGGGAAAACAATTTGATGTTACTCGAGAAAGAATCCGTCAAATAGAAGCAAAAGCACTGCGAAAACTACGTCATCCAAGTAGATCTGAAGTATTGCGTAGTTTTTTAGATGATTAA
- the dnaG gene encoding DNA primase: MSGKIPKYFITELVFRTNIVELINTRIHLKKYGKNYQANCPFHHDKTPSFTVSDEKQFYYCFGCNAHGNAIDFLMKYEHLSFIESIEELSFIHGIKIPFENKTHDNHYVKKQNLYLFMEQICKLYQKNINITHSAYNYLAERGINKKMIDFFLIGFSSLNWKNFCTKLNISKKLEEKLAYYNIIYINKSGYKYDRFQGRIIFPIQDQHGRIIAFGGRSINNTFPKYINSPETDIFHKGKHIYGLYQIKKTCKQPKYLLVVEGYIDVVTLTQYNINYVVSSLGTSTTSEHIKLLFQNTDIVIYCYDGDDAGKNAAWRTLKKALPYISDKKTLKFILLPKNEDPDTIIRKEGRKSFQERINNAITMPKFFFKCLLKNINLSSSDDKFHLSTRALPLINSISSDTIRIYLRQLLGRMIGILDDHQFEKFLYEHETKKKCRLQFQIQRTPMRILIALLIQNPILSKVAPSINKFKNLKVKGLPIFLEILKTCLDNPNIKTGQLLEFYRDTKIINILKILSRWDHMIVQEEIQNMFLDLLMNIYDKILEERQEHLIAQERIRGLTTIEKKEIWSINKALSKK; this comes from the coding sequence ATGTCTGGAAAAATACCTAAATATTTTATTACCGAACTAGTTTTTCGAACCAATATTGTAGAACTAATTAACACACGAATTCACTTAAAAAAATACGGTAAAAATTATCAAGCTAACTGTCCTTTCCATCACGATAAAACCCCATCTTTTACTGTAAGTGATGAAAAACAATTTTACTATTGCTTTGGATGTAACGCTCATGGAAATGCTATTGATTTTTTAATGAAATATGAACATTTAAGTTTTATAGAAAGCATTGAAGAACTTTCGTTCATACATGGTATAAAAATACCATTTGAAAATAAAACACACGACAATCATTACGTTAAAAAACAAAACTTATATTTATTTATGGAGCAGATTTGCAAATTATATCAAAAAAATATCAATATTACTCATTCAGCTTATAATTATTTAGCTGAAAGAGGTATTAATAAAAAAATGATTGATTTTTTTTTAATTGGGTTTTCTAGTCTAAATTGGAAAAATTTTTGTACAAAACTAAACATTAGTAAAAAACTAGAAGAAAAATTAGCCTATTATAATATAATTTATATTAATAAAAGTGGATATAAATATGATCGATTTCAAGGACGAATCATATTCCCTATACAAGATCAACATGGTAGAATTATCGCTTTTGGTGGCCGTTCAATCAATAATACTTTTCCAAAGTATATTAATTCACCTGAAACAGATATTTTTCATAAAGGAAAACACATTTATGGATTATATCAAATAAAAAAAACATGCAAACAACCAAAATATTTATTAGTAGTAGAAGGGTATATTGATGTTGTAACGTTAACACAATATAATATTAATTATGTTGTTTCTTCGTTAGGAACTTCAACAACAAGCGAACATATTAAGCTTCTATTTCAAAATACTGATATAGTTATCTACTGCTATGATGGTGATGATGCAGGGAAAAATGCAGCTTGGCGGACTTTAAAAAAAGCTTTGCCATATATATCGGATAAAAAAACATTAAAATTTATATTATTACCAAAAAATGAAGATCCTGACACAATTATTAGAAAAGAAGGTAGAAAATCTTTTCAAGAACGTATTAATAATGCAATTACTATGCCTAAATTTTTTTTTAAATGTTTATTAAAAAATATTAATCTATCCTCATCTGACGATAAGTTTCATTTAAGTACACGTGCATTACCATTAATAAATAGCATTTCTAGTGATACAATACGAATTTATTTACGTCAACTATTAGGGAGGATGATAGGAATTTTAGATGATCATCAATTTGAAAAGTTTCTTTATGAGCATGAAACTAAAAAAAAATGTAGATTACAGTTTCAAATTCAAAGAACTCCCATGAGAATTCTTATAGCATTGCTAATACAAAATCCTATTTTGTCTAAAGTAGCACCTTCAATAAATAAATTTAAAAATTTAAAAGTAAAAGGTTTACCTATTTTTTTAGAAATATTAAAAACGTGTCTTGATAATCCTAATATCAAAACAGGTCAATTATTAGAGTTTTATAGAGATACTAAAATTATTAATATTTTAAAAATTTTATCTAGATGGGATCATATGATTGTTCAAGAAGAAATTCAAAATATGTTTTTAGACTTATTAATGAATATATATGATAAAATTCTTGAAGAAAGACAAGAACATCTCATTGCACAAGAAAGAATAAGAGGATTAACTACAATTGAAAAAAAAGAAATTTGGTCTATTAATAAAGCATTATCAAAAAAATAA
- the rpsU gene encoding 30S ribosomal protein S21 has product MPIIKVRENEPFDVALRRFKRSCEKAGILAEIRRREFYEKPTTERKRAKASAVKRLAKKLTRENARRIRMY; this is encoded by the coding sequence ATGCCTATAATAAAAGTTCGTGAAAATGAACCATTTGATGTAGCCCTTCGTCGTTTTAAGCGCTCTTGTGAAAAAGCTGGAATTCTCGCTGAAATTCGTCGTAGAGAATTTTATGAAAAACCGACTACAGAACGTAAACGAGCAAAAGCATCTGCAGTAAAGCGTCTTGCAAAAAAACTCACACGAGAAAATGCAAGACGTATTCGCATGTACTAA
- the tsaD gene encoding tRNA (adenosine(37)-N6)-threonylcarbamoyltransferase complex transferase subunit TsaD encodes MKVLGIETSCDDTGVAVYDSEEGLLINQIYNQKKLYNIHGGVIPELSSRKHMQSITILLKKILEEKNIIHNIDIIAYTAGPGLVGSLLVGATFACSLGFSLDIPVIPVNHMEAHLLSPMLEFQSIEFPFIALLVSGKHTQIIAVHALGKYELLGNCLDDAAGEAFDKTAKLLGLSYPGGLELSKLACKGIKDYFYFPRPMINHSGLNFSFSGLKTFAAQVINKSSKSVQEKANIARAFEDAVIDILLIKTKKALKLKKWKNLVIAGGVSANHLLRTESEKMIKKYFNGQVFYSSLEFCTDNGAMIAYVGSLRHKEAKNPQLEILVKPKWSISDL; translated from the coding sequence ATGAAAGTATTAGGTATTGAAACTTCTTGTGATGATACAGGAGTTGCTGTATATGACAGTGAAGAAGGTTTGTTAATCAATCAGATATATAATCAAAAAAAGCTATATAATATACATGGAGGTGTTATTCCTGAATTATCGTCTCGCAAACATATGCAATCAATAACTATTTTGTTAAAAAAAATACTTGAAGAAAAAAATATTATTCATAATATTGATATAATTGCATATACTGCCGGACCTGGTTTAGTCGGCTCTTTACTAGTAGGTGCTACGTTTGCATGTTCTTTAGGTTTTTCTTTAGATATTCCAGTTATACCCGTTAATCATATGGAAGCTCATTTATTATCACCTATGCTAGAATTTCAATCAATCGAGTTTCCATTTATTGCATTATTAGTATCAGGAAAGCATACTCAAATTATTGCTGTACATGCATTAGGAAAATATGAGCTGCTTGGAAATTGTTTAGATGATGCAGCAGGAGAGGCATTTGACAAGACTGCAAAATTATTAGGGTTGTCATATCCAGGTGGTCTTGAACTATCTAAATTAGCATGTAAAGGAATAAAAGACTATTTTTATTTTCCTCGACCTATGATAAATCATTCGGGATTAAATTTTAGTTTTTCAGGTTTAAAAACTTTTGCTGCTCAAGTTATTAATAAATCTAGTAAGAGCGTACAAGAAAAAGCGAATATTGCAAGAGCTTTTGAAGATGCAGTAATTGACATATTATTAATTAAAACTAAAAAAGCATTAAAATTAAAAAAATGGAAAAATTTAGTTATAGCAGGAGGTGTTAGTGCAAATCATCTTTTACGTACAGAATCAGAAAAAATGATTAAAAAATATTTTAATGGACAAGTTTTTTATAGTAGTTTAGAATTTTGTACAGATAATGGTGCTATGATTGCATATGTTGGTTCTTTACGTCATAAAGAAGCAAAGAATCCTCAATTAGAAATTTTAGTTAAGCCAAAATGGTCTATTAGCGATTTGTAA
- the ribB gene encoding 3,4-dihydroxy-2-butanone-4-phosphate synthase, with protein sequence MKQSLLYEFGTPLERIKKAICALQAGQGIIILDNEMRENEGDLVFSCENMTVEQMALTIRYGSGIVCLCITESRRKKLDLPMMVKKNTSKYRTGFTVTIEASKGVSTGVSAQDRLTTIKTAIADHAKPSDLNRPGHVFPLCANKGGILARAGHTEAAIEIVSLAGFKPAGVICELTNKDGTMARTPEIITFSKKNQMPVLTIQDLILYIKNI encoded by the coding sequence ATGAAGCAATCGCTCTTATATGAATTTGGCACACCTCTTGAACGAATTAAAAAAGCAATATGTGCTTTACAAGCTGGACAAGGAATTATTATATTAGACAATGAAATGCGTGAAAACGAAGGAGATCTCGTTTTTTCATGTGAAAATATGACAGTAGAGCAAATGGCTTTAACTATTCGATATGGAAGCGGTATTGTATGTCTCTGTATTACAGAATCTAGACGAAAAAAACTTGATTTACCTATGATGGTTAAAAAAAACACTAGCAAATATCGTACAGGATTTACAGTAACAATAGAAGCCTCTAAAGGTGTTTCTACTGGCGTATCAGCTCAAGACAGACTCACCACTATAAAAACAGCAATCGCTGATCATGCTAAACCTAGTGATTTAAATCGGCCAGGACATGTTTTTCCTTTGTGTGCTAATAAAGGTGGAATTTTAGCTAGAGCAGGACATACAGAAGCTGCTATTGAAATTGTTTCATTAGCGGGATTTAAACCAGCAGGAGTAATATGTGAATTGACTAATAAAGATGGGACTATGGCTCGTACACCTGAAATAATAACCTTTTCAAAAAAAAATCAAATGCCAGTATTAACTATACAAGATTTAATTTTATATATTAAAAATATATAA
- the rfaE1 gene encoding D-glycero-beta-D-manno-heptose-7-phosphate kinase yields the protein MKKNNINFKNSFVLVVGDLILDCYWYSKNYSKLSEKSTPIIKINKVKKQPGGAANVAKNIAEIGGNAKIIGVVGLDNEGVTLKKILNHIRIYCDLIFIKKNKTITKIRIFSEDKQFIRVDFQEKYIDKKIDLLYKKIIHSLSYFKILVLSDYAKGTLVHIKKIIHLAKKMSIPILIDPKGMDFTKYSGATLLTPNLSEFEKIVGKCYKEKEILQKGIKLLSKLNLSALLVTRSNNGMTLFQYKKKPIHFPAISKIARDVTGAGDTVIAIIAASLSIGHSLEESCFQANVGASIVVKKIGTETLTIDELNSALNFQ from the coding sequence ATGAAAAAAAATAATATTAATTTTAAAAATTCATTTGTACTTGTTGTCGGTGATCTTATATTAGATTGTTATTGGTATAGTAAAAATTATTCTAAATTATCCGAAAAATCAACCCCAATTATTAAAATTAATAAAGTCAAAAAACAACCTGGAGGCGCTGCAAATGTAGCAAAAAATATTGCAGAAATAGGTGGTAATGCAAAAATAATTGGTGTTGTTGGACTAGATAATGAAGGTGTAACATTAAAAAAAATTTTAAATCATATTAGAATTTATTGTGATCTTATTTTTATAAAAAAAAATAAAACTATTACAAAAATTCGAATTTTTTCAGAAGATAAACAATTCATTCGAGTAGATTTTCAAGAAAAATATATTGATAAAAAAATTGATTTATTATATAAAAAAATTATTCATTCATTATCATATTTTAAAATTTTAGTCTTATCAGACTATGCAAAAGGTACTTTAGTTCATATTAAAAAAATCATTCATTTAGCAAAAAAAATGTCTATTCCTATACTTATTGATCCTAAAGGAATGGATTTTACAAAATATTCTGGAGCTACTTTATTAACACCTAACCTTTCTGAATTTGAAAAAATAGTTGGAAAATGCTATAAAGAAAAAGAAATTTTACAAAAAGGAATAAAATTGTTATCTAAATTAAATTTATCTGCATTATTAGTCACTCGCTCCAATAATGGCATGACTTTATTCCAATACAAAAAAAAACCCATTCATTTTCCTGCTATATCAAAAATAGCACGTGATGTTACTGGAGCGGGAGATACAGTTATTGCTATAATCGCAGCATCTTTGTCTATAGGACATTCTTTAGAAGAATCTTGTTTTCAAGCCAATGTGGGGGCCAGTATAGTTGTAAAAAAAATTGGAACTGAAACTTTAACAATTGATGAATTAAATTCTGCATTAAATTTTCAATAA
- a CDS encoding tRNA CCA-pyrophosphorylase: MKIYLVGGAVRDALLNLPIKDKDWVVVGGTEKMLLERNFQQVGKDFPVFLHPETHEEYALARKERKSGKGYTGFQIDSNVNVTLEDDLIRRDLTINAIAQDQYGNYIDPFEGKKDIESRLIRHVSESFIEDPLRVLRTARFAASLMHLGFRIAKETMNLMSVIVKKKELLYLTANRIWNETEKAFKTSNPHVYFQVLHACKALQCFFPDTHFFYENNFFLKHNMFNKKIILMGLAKISLFEKKIDIRFAYLCQFLSMNQMFKNSSSIFYDADAASVVKNMCKRFHVPSYIRDIAVLNTGFFIFLNTINYQSSKNIVNMFYKIDAWRKPDRIKKLSLLSKFNFLNLFKYNFFPSHSSCFLKKYFLIAQNVSIQSILNKGFKGYAIKNELMRLRIKKLELWRLKYVKYYN; this comes from the coding sequence ATGAAAATATATTTAGTAGGAGGAGCAGTTCGTGATGCTTTACTAAACTTACCTATTAAAGATAAGGATTGGGTTGTAGTCGGCGGGACAGAAAAAATGTTATTAGAAAGAAATTTTCAACAAGTAGGAAAAGATTTTCCAGTTTTTTTACATCCAGAAACACATGAAGAATATGCTTTAGCAAGAAAAGAAAGAAAATCTGGAAAGGGATACACTGGATTTCAGATTGATAGCAATGTTAATGTAACTTTAGAAGATGATTTAATAAGACGAGATTTAACAATTAATGCTATTGCTCAAGATCAATACGGTAATTATATTGATCCTTTTGAAGGAAAAAAAGATATTGAATCTCGTTTGATCAGGCATGTTTCTGAATCTTTTATAGAAGATCCATTACGTGTTTTACGTACTGCAAGATTTGCTGCTTCTTTAATGCATTTGGGTTTTCGAATAGCAAAAGAAACTATGAATTTAATGTCTGTTATAGTGAAAAAAAAAGAATTATTATATTTAACTGCGAATAGAATATGGAATGAAACTGAAAAAGCTTTTAAAACTTCTAATCCTCATGTATATTTTCAAGTTTTACATGCTTGTAAAGCGCTTCAATGTTTTTTTCCGGATACGCACTTTTTTTATGAAAATAATTTTTTTTTAAAACATAATATGTTTAACAAAAAAATTATATTAATGGGATTAGCGAAAATATCATTATTTGAAAAAAAAATTGATATACGTTTTGCTTATTTATGCCAGTTTTTATCTATGAATCAAATGTTTAAAAATTCTTCATCTATTTTTTATGATGCTGATGCTGCTTCTGTTGTTAAAAATATGTGTAAGCGTTTTCATGTTCCATCTTATATTAGAGATATAGCTGTTTTAAATACTGGTTTTTTCATTTTTTTGAATACTATTAACTATCAATCATCTAAAAATATTGTTAATATGTTTTATAAAATTGATGCCTGGAGAAAACCCGATCGCATAAAAAAATTATCATTGTTAAGTAAATTTAATTTTTTAAATTTGTTTAAATATAATTTTTTTCCTTCTCATTCCAGTTGTTTTTTAAAAAAATATTTTTTGATTGCGCAAAACGTTTCTATTCAATCAATTTTAAATAAAGGTTTTAAAGGGTATGCTATTAAAAATGAATTAATGCGCTTAAGAATTAAAAAGCTCGAATTATGGCGTTTAAAATATGTTAAATATTACAATTAG
- a CDS encoding undecaprenyl-diphosphate phosphatase, whose amino-acid sequence MIDIYTIIPSIIIGLIEGVTEFLPISSTGHMIIASHWLGIEKNNANILEIFIQLGSSSAILYFFRKKIIEMLKIKIVIKNNKTNVLHIFVSILPTIFLGVVFYQEIKLLFNCNNVIYALILGGFFLIISEIFKPKKYQTLYFNKINLFQSIIIGLFQILCLCPGFSRSGATIGAGILLGIKRSVAINFSFIISIPLLMGASFFELINNFNDIKQSDYPTFFIGFIISFIVSILCIKKLLKIINKTSLIFFAIYRFIIVGLIYFIKYFYHIV is encoded by the coding sequence ATGATTGATATATATACTATCATTCCTTCAATTATTATTGGATTAATCGAAGGTGTAACAGAATTTCTTCCTATTTCTTCTACAGGGCATATGATTATTGCTTCTCACTGGTTGGGAATAGAAAAAAATAATGCAAACATATTAGAAATATTTATTCAATTAGGTTCTTCATCAGCAATATTATATTTTTTTCGTAAAAAAATAATTGAAATGTTAAAAATTAAAATTGTTATTAAAAATAACAAAACAAACGTTTTACATATTTTTGTTTCTATTCTACCTACAATATTTTTAGGAGTTGTATTCTATCAGGAAATTAAGCTTCTCTTTAATTGTAACAATGTTATATATGCATTAATATTAGGTGGGTTTTTTTTAATAATTTCAGAAATATTTAAACCTAAAAAATATCAAACGTTATATTTTAATAAAATTAATTTATTTCAATCTATTATTATAGGTTTATTTCAAATTTTATGTTTATGTCCTGGTTTTTCAAGATCTGGTGCTACTATAGGTGCAGGAATACTATTAGGGATTAAGCGTTCTGTTGCAATAAATTTTTCTTTTATAATATCAATTCCATTATTAATGGGAGCTTCTTTTTTTGAATTAATAAACAATTTTAACGATATAAAACAATCAGATTATCCAACATTTTTTATTGGATTTATTATTTCTTTTATAGTTTCTATATTATGTATCAAAAAATTATTGAAAATAATTAATAAAACATCACTAATATTTTTTGCTATCTATCGTTTTATTATAGTTGGATTAATTTACTTCATTAAGTATTTTTATCATATCGTTTAA
- the crr gene encoding PTS glucose transporter subunit IIA — protein sequence MNFFSNLFKNKNPSFSKKIEVFAPLSGDIVNIEDVPDLVFSKKIVGDGIAIKPSGNKIVAPVNGTIGKVFETLHAFSIISEDNVELFVHFGIDTVKLKGAGFTKIAENNQKVKIGDEIITFDLDFLTEKSYSVLTPVVISNIENFKKIEKSSGTIISGKSIIISLYN from the coding sequence ATGAATTTCTTTTCTAATTTGTTTAAAAATAAAAATCCTAGTTTTTCTAAAAAAATAGAAGTTTTCGCGCCTTTATCGGGCGATATAGTCAATATTGAAGATGTACCAGATCTTGTCTTTTCTAAAAAAATTGTAGGTGATGGAATAGCAATTAAACCATCAGGAAATAAAATAGTTGCACCAGTTAATGGGACTATTGGAAAAGTATTTGAAACTCTACACGCTTTTTCGATTATTTCAGAAGATAATGTTGAATTATTTGTTCACTTTGGTATTGATACTGTAAAATTAAAAGGAGCAGGTTTTACAAAAATAGCTGAAAATAACCAAAAAGTAAAAATAGGAGATGAAATTATTACATTTGATTTAGATTTTTTAACAGAAAAATCTTATTCTGTTTTAACTCCTGTTGTAATCTCTAATATAGAGAATTTTAAAAAAATAGAAAAATCATCAGGTACTATTATTAGTGGAAAATCAATTATTATTTCTTTATATAATTAA